A single region of the Plutella xylostella chromosome 26, ilPluXylo3.1, whole genome shotgun sequence genome encodes:
- the LOC105387033 gene encoding BTB/POZ domain-containing protein KCTD9, producing MKRAFVYGSNRYNGLVMAVPDSMEDFVKEISEKFQLQAENITLTTSNGCEICDVQLIRDDDKIYVSTDAQNASNESETLGKSLETLALDEVEKQAVSEWITLNVGGKHFTTSRSTLQAKEPLSMLARMFTNDDKGYLMNPSVVDNTGAYLIDRSPQYFEPILNYLRHGVVILDKHVNPKGVLEEALFYGIDSMIPQLQQLIEQADSRPGSDSQALTRMDVVRSLIATPTSSELRYQGVNLSGADLNRLDLRNINFKYANLSGCNLSGCNLSHCWLERADLSHANLEAATLLGVKALCANMEGANLKGCNMEDPAGFRAIMEGVNLKGANLEGSNMAGVNLRVATLKNANLQNCDLRTAVLAGADLECCDLSGSDLHEANLRGANLKDAAFELMLTPLHMSQTIR from the exons atgaaacGAGCCTTTGTGTACGGCAGCAACAGATACAATGGGCTGGTTATGGCAGTCCCAGATTCGATGGAGGACTTCGTGAAAGAAATCTCGGAAAAGTTCCAACTGCAGGCggaaaatataacattaacCACATCAAATGGCTGTGAAATTTGTGACGTTCAACTCATAAGAGACGACGATAAGATATATGTCTCGACAGACGCTCAGAATGCCTCAAACGAGAGTGAAACATTAGGCAAATCCTTGGAGACCTTAGCTTTGGATGAGGTGGAAAAGCAGGCTGTTTCCGAGTGGATAACGCTGAATGTTGGCGGGAAACACTTCACGACTTCCAGATCCACTCTCCAGGCCAAAGAACCATTGTCTATGCTTGCAAGGATGTTCACAAATGATGATAAAGGCTACCTCATGAATCCTAGCGTTGTGGACAATACTGGGGCGTATTTAATAGACAGGAGCCCGCAGTATTTTGAgcctattttaaattatttaagacATGGGGTGGTGATACTAGATAAGCATGTGAATCCCAAAGGAGTGCTTGAAGAGGCTTTGTTTTATG GTATAGACTCGATGATACCGCAACTCCAGCAGTTGATAGAGCAAGCCGATAGCCGACCTGGTAGTGACAGTCAAGCACTAACTCGCATGGACGTTGTACGGTCCCTCATAGCCACACCAACTTCATCAGAGCTACGATATCAGGGGGTCAACTTGTCTGGGGCTGATCTGAATAGACTGGATTTGaggaatattaattttaag TACGCGAATCTGTCTGGCTGCAACCTGTCGGGCTGCAACCTGTCCCACTGCTGGCTGGAGCGCGCCGACCTGTCGCACGCCAACCTCGAGGCCGCCACGCTGCTGGGGGTCAAGGCTCTTTGTGCTAATATGGAAG GTGCTAATCTGAAAGGCTGCAATATGGAAGATCCTGCCGGATTCAGAGCAATAATGGAAGGAGTTAATCTTAAAG GTGCAAACCTAGAAGGAAGCAACATGGCGGGCGTGAACCTGCGAGTGGCCACGCTAAAGAATGCCAACTTGCAGAACTGCGACCTCCGGACCGCGGTCTTAGCCGGGGCGGATTTAGAA TGCTGCGACCTATCCGGCAGTGACCTACACGAGGCGAACCTCCGGGGGGCCAACTTGAAAGACGCGGCCTTCGAACTCATGCTGACACCACTGCACATGTCGCAGACTATACGCTGA
- the LOC105387032 gene encoding methenyltetrahydrofolate synthase domain-containing protein, producing MQNGGDAPAAVDTAKPTTPEEITKQSFRVKVWRHLESNGLAMFPRPVYNRIPNFKGAPEAAAKLAELDVFKNADTVKVNPDKPQESVRVFALEQQKTLYVPVPRLQTGFLNRLELPEGETGPAAIRKAVSRNGMETYGKPVGIEESGVSLDLVVMGSVAVSKEGYRIGKGKGYGDLEFGLMMHMKAIKPSTVVVTTVHDSQVFDTLPAELFGPHDVPIDIIITPTQVIETQRMSQRPTGILWHLLSSRRLALMPVLGQLRDTDMLSGRACPLKEVDTDVEERAQQARQRRLRRRTRSHKSQSEGEGGNTTEGENAKGDGKPRRVNRRRNSHKSASKDKDGTEPATPSKPRRKQKPRQEIDFSVKISNISPSTRVRDLKQALTERGVKPQAMIWKGFRGYCYLHFFKAGPQKGEGDTAAAGSIDQVIAQLQEMSVGGDSADEKPRLLSVEPAPPRAPRDQPVDQPAD from the exons ATGCAGAATGGCGGGGATGCTCCGGCGGCAGTAGATACCG CCAAACCTACAACCCCAGAAGAGATCACGAAGCAGTCCTTCCGTGTGAaagtatggagacacctggagaGCAACGGCCTGGCCATGTTCCCCCGGCCGGTCTACAACCGGATCCCCAACTTCAAGGGAGCCCCGGAGGCTGCGGCCAAGCTGGCCGAGCTTGATGTGTTCAAGAATGCTGACACCGTGAAGGTTAACCCGGATAAGCCTCAGGAGTCTGTCAG GGTATTCGCCCTGGAACAACAGAAGACTCTCTACGTGCCGGTGCCGCGTCTCCAGACCGGATTCCTCAACCGTCTGGAGCTGCCCGAGGGAGAGACCGGCCCCGCTGCCATCAGGAAGGCTGTGTCTAGGAACGGCATGGAGACTTATGGGAAGCCTGTTG GCATTGAGGAGAGCGGCGTGTCTCTGGACCTGGTGGTGATGGGGTCCGTGGCCGTCTCCAAGGAGGGGTACCGCATCGGGAAGGGCAAAG GTTACGGAGACCTGGAGTTTGGCCTCATGATGCACATGAAGGCCATCAAGCCGAGCACCGTCGTGGTCACCACCGTGCACGACAGCCAG GTGTTCGACACGCTGCCAGCTGAGCTGTTTGGGCCGCACGACGTGCCTATCGACATCATCATTACTCCCACCCAG GTGATAGAAACGCAACGCATGTCGCAGCGTCCGACCGGCATCCTGTGGCACCTGCTGTCGTCGCGCCGCCTCGCGCTCATGCCCGTGCTGGGGCAACTGCGGGACACCGACATGCT GAGCGGTCGCGCGTGCCCTCTCAAAGAAGTGGACACGGATGTAGAAGAGAGAGCGCAACAAGCCAGACAGAGACGGCTGCGGCGACGCACGCGCTCGCACAAGAGCCAGAGCGAGGGAGAG GGCGGCAACACAACGGAAGGCGAAAACGCTAAAGGCGATGGCAAGCCGCGCCGCGTGAACCGCCGCCGCAACAGCCACAAGTCTGCGAGCAAAGACAAGGACGGCACCGAACCCGCTACCCCCAGCAAGCCGAGGCGCAAGCAGAAGCCGAGGCAGGAGATTGATTTCTCTGTCAAG ATCTCCAACATCAGCCCCAGCACTCGGGTGCGCGACTTGAAGCAAGCCCTCACGGAGCGCGGCGTCAAACCGCAAGCCATGATATGGAAG GGATTCCGCGGATATTGCTACCTGCACTTCTTCAAGGCTGGACCACAGAAG GGCGAAGGCGACACGGCCGCCGCCGGCAGCATCGACCAAGTGATCGCGCAACTGCAAGAGATGTCTGTGGGCGGCGACTCCGCGGACGAGAAGCCTCGGCTACTGAGCGTGGAgccggcgccgccgcgcgcgccccgcgACCAGCCCGTGGACCAGCCCGCCGACTGA
- the LOC105387030 gene encoding uncharacterized protein LOC105387030 yields the protein MSRLVLFLFLIPLCRGQGEQEMMLNFDSDIEVCEDEDSQAFMDTKGIKTDRNETVAFVTGYIEFFKGMGANTMVEIKVFKVENGRSEMVFSYEICDLCAEIMDPESDYKKYLQYFGFPEVCPFAPGNYKIHDLTADTSELPINPANAGRYRIILTIFEDSDGSCKSDRTFLCCSQLEALIEPAGT from the exons ATGTCTAGGCTTgtgttgtttctgtttttgatTCCGCTCTGCAGAGGGCAAGGCGAG CAAGAAATGATGCTAAACTTCGACTCCGACATCGAAGTGTGTGAAGACGAGGACAGCCAAGCGTTTATGGACACTAAAGGCATCAAGACCGACCGCAATGAAACCGTGGCTTTCGTTACTGGATACATTGAGTTCTTCAAAGGCATGGGAGCTAATACTATG GTGGAAATAAAGGTATTCAAGGTAGAAAACGGTCGTTCAGAAATGGTGTTTTCGTATGAAATCTGCGACCTTTGCGCTGAAATCATGGACCCGGAGAGCGACTATAAGAAGTACTTGCAGTATTTCGGGTTTCCTGAAGTATGCCCTTTTGCACCG GGAAACTACAAAATCCACGATCTGACGGCCGACACGAGTGAGTTACCGATCAACCCCGCCAACGCCGGCCGCTACCGGATCATTCTGACCATATTCGAAGACTCTGACGGGAGCTGCAAGAGCGACCGAACCTTCCTCTGTTGCTCGCAACTGGAGGCTCTCATTGAACCTGCTGGCACGTAG
- the LOC105387029 gene encoding uncharacterized protein LOC105387029, whose amino-acid sequence MDYSNSLALFCLLSSGVVFADETTRKPAEKTEYSTVDSNLSPSSASPVPNTDSTRVNPADNNHNAVNITRTSPTVNNNQTAINDSAEFRSQDDAYKANNSVVQEDLLDIDDADWKFENETIIDTRRILRSSKVAAGKRPYMVYLQLTKKSAKVHKYKGWLCGGVIVHEYFVLTSAACVEDADHFYIVSGTTKYVDLSKHKCNDCVCKNRRRVIWKCVPKKYKFDFEDSAKWASNDIAIVKVNKRFNFKKVERGCEFATAPILINNVTKLLEKAGTKSYIAGWGSTGQFREGVYRRQKDFKTINSESLNEAKVCVMDNKRCAKKWASRFREIIHTYMICTKDVISPQSELCDTQYAKCTDLEAARRQNDVGSYSEADLNNMTVDLGHHLIAPDDVSGRRTTLGGFCENDHGGPLIVKYKGKEYVTGVISACKIDPKSHSCRGPFLYTSVYVNRQFISCSINKDTIESCRRVFRTGVTHDEINVDWTGIDA is encoded by the exons ATGGATTATTCTAATAGTTTGGCTCTTTTCTGTTTATTATCATCAG gAGTCGTTTTCGCTGATGAAACGACGAGGAAACCAGCTGAAAAGACTGAATACAGCACCGTGGACAGTAATCTATCACCAAGTAGTGCGAGTCCTGTACCTAATACAGATTCAACCAGAGTAAACCCAGCGGATAACAATCATAATGCAGTAAATATAACAAGAACAAGTCCTACCGTAAATAATAACCAAACTGCCATAAATGATTCAGCAGAATTTCGTTCTCAAGACGATGCTTATAAAGCAAATAACTCGGTAGTCCAAGAAGACCTTCTAGATATAGACGACGCAGACTGGAAATTCGAGAATGAAACCATTATTGATACTAGAAGAATATTACGCTCAAGTAAAGTTGCCGCTGGAAAAAGACCTTACATG GTTTACCTACAATTGACGAAGAAATCAGCGAAAGTCCACAAATACAAAGGCTGGTTGTGCGGTGGAGTCATCGTCCACGAGTACTTTGTGCTGACGTCAGCGGCTTGCGTTGAAGACGCAGATCATTTCTACATCGTCTCTGGGACAACCAAATATGTGGACCTTTCAAAGCACAAATGCAACGATTGCGTTTGCAAGAACAGGCGGAGAGTAATCTGGAAATGTGTACCCAAAA AGTATAAATTCGACTTCGAAGACAGCGCAAAGTGGGCCTCAAATGATATCGCTATTGTGAAAGTTAATAAGAGGTTTAATTTCAAGAAAGTTGAAAGAGGCTGCGAGTTTGCTACAGCTCcaattttgatcaataatgtTACTAAGCTTCTAGAAAAAGCAGGAACTAAGAGTTATATTGCTGGATGGGGCAGCACAGGACAATTCAGAGAG GGAGTTTACAGAAGACAGAAAGATTTCAAAACAATTAATTCTGAAAGTCTAAACGAAGCTAAAGTTTGTGTCATGGATAATAAACGTTGCGCTAAGAAATGGGCCTCAAGATTTAGGGAaatcatacatacctacatgatCTGTACTAAAGATGTCATATCGCCTCAAAGTGAACTTTGTGAT ACACAATATGCCAAGTGCACAGACCTGGAAGCTGCAAGACGGCAGAATGACGTAGGATCATATTCAGAAGCTGATCTCAATAACATGACAGTGGATCTTGGTCACCATCTGATAGCACCAGATGATGTTTCCGGTAGACGAACCACTCTTGGAGGATTTTGCGAA AATGATCATGGAGGACCTTTGATTGTCAAGTATAAGGGAAAAGAATATGTCACTGGAGTAATATCTGCATGTAAAATTGATCCAAAGAGCCACAGTTGCCGTGGACCTTTCCTATACACATCAGTTTATGTGAACAGACAGTTCATTTCATGCTCCATTAATAAGGATACTAT AGAATCATGCCGTAGAGTGTTCCGTACAGGAGTTACACATGATGAGATCAATGTAGATTGGACAGGAATCGATGCGTAA